Proteins encoded within one genomic window of Polyangia bacterium:
- a CDS encoding XdhC family protein, with amino-acid sequence MSDIKDIVRAGRSLREAGAPFLLATVVNVRGSSYRRPGARMLIAEDRVVVGSVSGGCLEGELVRRGWWHTRDGGPALLRFESFDDDDNDSGDRPPHARTGCGGMVEILLERVEPGAASDPLELLDAAIADEATVEMLTVFRSRRPDMPVGVRRVLPPVGRLAAAVPSVAPWTVLLERARWSLTSDSKSFAIASLPDGSVEALAERLRPPPHLFVFGSGPDAAPVVTLARTLGWTVTVWDPRARFQTKARFAAADHLVAGDLEAVRARIAASARPLAVIMAHDLEHDRQALQLALSSPASYVGVLGPRRRTERLLGALPGGGALTDEQRRRLHAPVGLQLGAETPDEIALSIVAQAQAVLALSAAGHLRDQAQPIHAAATTTERPAARLAVRR; translated from the coding sequence ATGAGCGACATCAAAGACATCGTGCGAGCGGGGCGTTCGTTGCGCGAGGCGGGCGCCCCTTTCTTGCTGGCCACCGTGGTCAACGTGCGCGGCTCGTCGTATCGGCGGCCGGGCGCGCGGATGCTGATCGCCGAGGATCGGGTGGTGGTCGGCTCGGTCAGCGGCGGCTGCCTGGAAGGCGAGCTGGTTCGCCGCGGGTGGTGGCACACGCGCGATGGTGGGCCGGCGCTGCTGAGGTTCGAATCGTTTGACGACGACGACAACGACAGCGGGGATCGGCCGCCGCACGCGCGCACCGGCTGCGGCGGCATGGTCGAGATCCTGCTTGAACGGGTGGAGCCGGGAGCAGCCAGCGATCCGCTGGAGCTGCTGGACGCGGCCATCGCCGACGAGGCCACCGTGGAAATGCTGACCGTCTTTCGTTCGCGCCGCCCCGACATGCCGGTGGGCGTCCGGCGGGTGCTGCCGCCGGTCGGCCGGCTGGCGGCGGCCGTCCCGTCGGTGGCGCCGTGGACCGTTCTTCTGGAACGCGCCCGCTGGTCGCTGACCAGCGACAGCAAATCGTTCGCGATTGCCAGCCTGCCCGACGGCAGCGTGGAAGCGCTGGCCGAGCGGTTACGCCCGCCACCGCATCTGTTCGTCTTCGGCAGCGGCCCGGACGCCGCGCCGGTGGTGACGCTGGCGCGGACGCTGGGCTGGACGGTGACGGTCTGGGATCCGCGGGCGCGCTTTCAGACCAAGGCGCGCTTTGCCGCGGCCGATCACCTCGTGGCCGGCGATCTGGAAGCTGTCCGGGCGCGCATCGCCGCCAGCGCTCGTCCGCTGGCGGTGATCATGGCGCACGATCTCGAACACGATCGGCAGGCGCTGCAGCTGGCCCTGTCGTCGCCGGCCAGCTACGTCGGGGTGCTGGGCCCGCGCCGTCGCACCGAACGACTGCTGGGCGCCCTGCCCGGCGGCGGGGCGCTGACCGACGAGCAGCGACGGCGGCTGCACGCGCCCGTCGGCCTGCAGCTGGGCGCCGAGACCCCCGACGAGATCGCGCTGTCGATCGTCGCGCAGGCGCAGGCGGTGCTGGCCCTCTCGGCGGCCGGACATCTGCGCGATCAAGCGCAGCCCATCCATGCCGCCGCCACCACCACCGAGCGTCCGGCGGCGCGACTGGCGGTGCGCCGGTGA
- a CDS encoding xanthine dehydrogenase family protein molybdopterin-binding subunit, translating to MSPPANNAVGLGIDRLDAPLKVTGRAQYAPETPVANAGCAVIVSSTIAVGRITAIDAAAAERAPGVWKVLTHLNAPRLPGYSTTPGSDRVLQLLQDDRILYNDQPVAVVVADNLERAQHAARLLAIRYDGTAPNIDLGRESSPPYAPKQLSRGPTDSRTGDVAAALASAVVRVDQVYSTPTENHNPMEPHGTVAVWRGDDHLTVYDSTQGVFGVRKRLAALFGLRPENVRVISLFIGGGFGSKGAAWSHVPLAVMAARAVGRPVRLAVTRHQMFSLVGHRPVTRQHIVLGADRQGKLLAIRHDVVSATSRFDEFAEPSAAQTRMLYACPSIATSHRLVRLDIPTPTFTRAPGESSGTYALEAAMDELSYAVGLDPLELRLRNYADVDPDSGRPFSSKSLRECYRQGAARFGWARRKPEVRAMRDGHHLIGWGMATATYPAGQSGASAMVRVQADGTAIVQTGSQDIGTGTYTIMAQIAADAVGLSVEKVRVQLGDTQFPEAPLSAGSRTASSVGPAVKGAGAAARAQLVALAVADPQSPLHGFLPAQIDVVDGQLSFVDDGQHRDSYAAIMKRAAKDEITAVFQSKEKPERKNFSLHSFGAQFAEVRVDEDLGEVRVSRFVGAFAGGKILNAKTARNQLIGGMVWGIGMALLEETRRDPRTGRVVTRDLADYHVPVNRDVPDIDVITVDEEDRHVNDVGAKGLGEIGITGAAAAIANAVYHATGKRVRDLPITLDKLL from the coding sequence GTGAGCCCGCCCGCCAACAATGCTGTCGGCTTGGGCATCGATCGCCTGGACGCGCCGTTGAAGGTGACCGGGCGCGCGCAGTACGCGCCCGAGACTCCGGTGGCGAACGCCGGCTGCGCGGTGATCGTCTCCAGCACCATCGCCGTCGGGCGCATCACCGCCATCGATGCAGCGGCCGCCGAGCGCGCGCCCGGCGTGTGGAAGGTGCTGACGCACCTCAATGCGCCGCGCCTGCCGGGGTACAGCACCACGCCGGGCAGCGATCGCGTGCTGCAGCTTTTGCAGGACGATCGCATTCTGTACAACGATCAGCCGGTGGCGGTGGTGGTCGCCGACAACTTGGAGCGCGCCCAGCACGCCGCCCGGCTGCTGGCGATTCGTTATGACGGTACGGCCCCGAACATCGATCTCGGGCGCGAGTCCTCCCCGCCATACGCGCCCAAGCAACTGTCGCGCGGGCCGACCGATTCACGCACAGGTGACGTCGCCGCCGCGCTGGCCAGTGCGGTCGTGCGTGTCGACCAGGTGTATTCGACGCCGACCGAGAACCACAACCCGATGGAGCCGCACGGCACCGTCGCCGTCTGGCGCGGCGACGATCATCTGACCGTCTACGATTCGACCCAGGGCGTGTTCGGCGTGCGCAAGCGGTTGGCGGCGCTTTTTGGTTTACGTCCCGAAAATGTCCGCGTGATTTCTCTGTTCATCGGCGGCGGCTTTGGCAGCAAGGGCGCGGCCTGGTCGCACGTGCCGCTGGCGGTGATGGCGGCGCGGGCGGTGGGTCGGCCGGTGCGGCTGGCGGTCACCCGCCACCAGATGTTTTCGCTGGTCGGGCACCGTCCGGTCACGCGCCAGCACATCGTCCTCGGGGCTGATCGTCAGGGCAAGCTTCTGGCCATCCGCCACGACGTGGTGTCGGCGACGTCTCGTTTTGACGAGTTCGCCGAGCCCAGCGCCGCGCAGACGCGCATGCTCTATGCCTGCCCGAGCATCGCGACCAGCCACCGTCTGGTGCGGTTGGACATCCCCACGCCGACATTCACCCGGGCGCCCGGCGAATCCTCCGGCACCTATGCTTTGGAAGCGGCGATGGACGAGCTGTCCTATGCGGTCGGGCTCGATCCGCTGGAGCTGCGGCTGCGCAATTACGCCGACGTCGATCCGGACAGCGGCCGGCCGTTCTCCAGCAAGTCGCTGCGGGAATGTTACCGTCAGGGCGCCGCGCGTTTTGGCTGGGCTCGGCGCAAGCCCGAGGTGCGGGCGATGCGCGACGGCCATCATCTGATCGGCTGGGGCATGGCCACCGCGACCTATCCGGCCGGTCAAAGTGGGGCGTCGGCGATGGTGCGCGTGCAGGCGGACGGCACGGCGATCGTGCAGACCGGTTCGCAGGACATCGGCACCGGCACGTACACCATCATGGCCCAGATCGCCGCCGACGCCGTAGGCTTGTCGGTCGAGAAGGTGCGCGTGCAGCTGGGCGACACGCAATTCCCCGAGGCGCCGCTGTCCGCCGGATCGCGCACGGCATCCAGCGTGGGTCCGGCGGTCAAAGGCGCCGGCGCCGCCGCCCGCGCCCAGTTGGTCGCGCTGGCCGTCGCCGATCCGCAGTCGCCGCTGCACGGATTCCTGCCGGCGCAAATCGATGTCGTCGACGGACAGCTGTCGTTCGTTGACGACGGCCAGCACCGCGACAGCTATGCGGCGATCATGAAGCGAGCGGCGAAAGACGAGATCACCGCCGTCTTCCAGTCGAAAGAAAAGCCGGAGCGTAAGAACTTCTCCTTGCACTCGTTCGGCGCGCAGTTCGCCGAGGTGCGGGTCGATGAAGATCTGGGCGAGGTGCGGGTGTCGCGTTTCGTGGGGGCGTTCGCGGGCGGAAAAATTCTGAACGCCAAGACGGCGCGCAATCAATTGATCGGCGGGATGGTGTGGGGCATCGGGATGGCGCTGCTGGAAGAGACCCGGCGCGATCCCCGCACCGGTCGGGTGGTGACCCGCGATCTGGCCGACTATCACGTGCCGGTGAACCGTGACGTGCCGGACATCGACGTCATCACCGTCGACGAAGAAGATCGACACGTCAACGACGTCGGGGCGAAGGGCCTGGGCGAGATCGGCATCACCGGCGCCGCCGCGGCCATCGCCAACGCCGTCTATCACGCCACCGGCAAGCGGGTGCGCGATTTACCTATCACATTGGACAAACTGCTGTGA
- a CDS encoding xanthine dehydrogenase family protein subunit M, with protein MRPFQFVRPTTLQGAVEAAGDAPGAAFIGGGTCLVDLMKLDVQSPPVVIDVHALGSGDVVTDTKDGLRIDARARNSDVADHPLVKRRYPVLSEALLAGASPQLRNMATVGGNLMQRTRCAYFRDVGVGPCNKRSAGSGCAARDGWSRMHAVVGGSAQCIAVNPSDMCVALLALDAVVYTRRRLDTRAIAMNDLHLLPGDQPERETVLEPGELITHVLLPPSSFAVRSGYVKVRDRASYAFALTSAAAALDLHADGHIVAARVAMGGVGTKPWRCPEVEQALIGQHASLPVFTRAAALALADARVTPDNAFKVPLGRRTIVRALDRAAGAAG; from the coding sequence ATGCGGCCGTTCCAGTTCGTTCGACCGACCACCCTGCAGGGCGCTGTCGAGGCCGCCGGCGACGCGCCGGGAGCGGCGTTCATCGGCGGCGGGACCTGCCTGGTCGATCTGATGAAGCTGGACGTCCAGTCGCCGCCGGTGGTGATCGACGTGCACGCGCTCGGCTCGGGCGATGTGGTGACGGACACCAAGGACGGCCTGCGCATCGACGCCCGCGCCCGCAACAGCGACGTGGCCGATCACCCCTTGGTCAAGCGTCGCTATCCCGTCCTGTCCGAGGCGCTGCTGGCCGGCGCGTCGCCGCAGCTGCGCAACATGGCCACGGTGGGCGGCAACCTCATGCAGCGCACCCGCTGCGCGTACTTTCGCGACGTGGGCGTCGGCCCCTGCAACAAGCGATCGGCGGGATCAGGCTGCGCCGCGCGCGATGGCTGGTCGCGCATGCACGCCGTGGTGGGCGGCAGCGCTCAGTGCATCGCCGTCAACCCTTCGGACATGTGCGTCGCGCTGCTGGCCCTGGACGCCGTCGTCTATACGCGCCGGCGGCTGGACACGCGCGCCATCGCCATGAATGACCTGCACCTTTTGCCCGGCGATCAGCCGGAGCGCGAGACGGTGCTGGAACCGGGCGAGCTCATCACGCACGTATTACTGCCGCCTTCGTCGTTTGCGGTTCGGTCCGGCTACGTGAAGGTGCGCGATCGCGCGTCGTACGCCTTCGCGCTGACCTCGGCGGCGGCGGCGCTGGACCTGCACGCCGACGGCCACATCGTCGCGGCGCGCGTGGCGATGGGTGGTGTGGGGACGAAGCCGTGGCGCTGCCCGGAAGTGGAACAGGCGTTGATCGGCCAGCACGCGTCGCTGCCGGTGTTCACGCGGGCGGCGGCGCTGGCCCTGGCCGATGCGCGGGTCACGCCTGACAACGCCTTCAAGGTTCCGCTCGGGCGCCGCACCATCGTGCGCGCGCTGGACCGCGCCGCGGGAGCCGCCGGGTGA
- a CDS encoding 2Fe-2S iron-sulfur cluster-binding protein, translating to MAAGRSASFTMSRRQFVVSSLVVAFAAAFADACGSTHAPAPALEPVATPDEIEMSLTINGTKRTVRADARLTLLDALRERLSLPGTKKGCDQGQCGACTVLVDGRRVNACLTLAVMVQDVPIITIEGLSKDGSQHPLQAAFIAEDGFQCGYCTSGQIISAVGLRRECRARKMSDAPLADDELREGMSGNLCRCGAYPNIRAAINRAWKET from the coding sequence TTGGCCGCCGGGCGGTCGGCGTCGTTCACGATGTCGCGGCGGCAATTCGTGGTCAGCAGCCTGGTGGTGGCCTTCGCGGCCGCCTTCGCCGACGCCTGCGGGTCCACCCACGCCCCGGCGCCCGCGCTGGAACCGGTCGCTACACCCGACGAGATCGAGATGTCGCTGACCATCAACGGCACCAAGCGGACGGTGCGGGCGGATGCCCGCCTGACCTTGCTGGATGCTCTGCGCGAACGTTTGAGCTTGCCGGGCACAAAGAAGGGGTGCGACCAGGGTCAGTGCGGCGCCTGCACGGTGCTGGTCGACGGACGGCGGGTGAACGCCTGTCTGACCTTGGCAGTGATGGTGCAGGACGTTCCCATCATCACCATCGAAGGTCTGTCAAAGGACGGATCGCAGCACCCGCTGCAGGCGGCCTTCATCGCCGAAGACGGCTTCCAGTGCGGCTATTGCACCTCCGGGCAGATCATCAGCGCGGTCGGTCTGCGCCGGGAATGTCGCGCCCGAAAAATGTCGGACGCACCGCTGGCCGACGATGAGCTGCGCGAGGGAATGAGCGGCAACCTGTGTCGCTGCGGCGCCTATCCGAACATCCGTGCGGCCATCAACCGCGCTTGGAAGGAAACGTAA
- a CDS encoding prenyltransferase — translation MVTALGRVRAFVKLGRPLFLGGGFVMYALGAALASSVGAPIDWQQYAWGQLAVTATQLMTHYANDYFDQEADRANTTPTRWSGGSRVLIAGALPPSVALVTALLLAAIALGTVAHFALAMVSPVVAMGLAVMIGLSWGYSAPPLRLHSRGLGELTTATVVTLLVPGLGFVLQTDAPRLLLPLAVAPLCIFQFAMLLAIEFPDAAGDRVTGKRTLVVRWGAGRAARVYVAVIATAYLILPALVAAGLPLRMAVAALAPFPIAAWQIVRITTGAWRNPQRWESVAFWSVALLILTGTAELLAAASL, via the coding sequence ATGGTGACGGCGCTGGGCCGGGTCCGGGCGTTCGTCAAGCTGGGGAGGCCGCTGTTTCTGGGCGGCGGGTTCGTGATGTACGCCTTGGGCGCGGCGCTGGCGTCATCGGTCGGCGCGCCGATCGACTGGCAGCAATATGCCTGGGGGCAGCTGGCGGTGACGGCGACGCAGCTCATGACCCATTATGCGAATGACTATTTTGATCAGGAGGCGGATCGCGCCAACACCACGCCCACGCGCTGGTCTGGCGGGAGCCGGGTCCTGATCGCGGGCGCGCTGCCGCCTTCGGTAGCCCTGGTGACGGCGCTGCTGCTGGCGGCGATCGCCCTCGGCACGGTGGCGCATTTCGCGCTGGCGATGGTCTCGCCGGTGGTGGCGATGGGGTTGGCGGTGATGATTGGACTGTCGTGGGGATACAGCGCGCCGCCATTGCGCTTGCATTCGCGGGGCCTGGGCGAGCTGACCACGGCGACGGTGGTGACGCTGTTGGTGCCGGGACTGGGATTTGTTTTGCAGACCGACGCACCCCGCTTGCTGTTGCCCCTGGCGGTGGCGCCGCTGTGTATTTTCCAGTTCGCCATGTTGCTGGCCATCGAGTTTCCCGATGCCGCCGGCGATCGGGTGACCGGCAAACGAACGTTGGTGGTCCGCTGGGGTGCCGGTCGCGCCGCCCGCGTTTATGTCGCGGTCATCGCGACGGCGTACTTGATCTTGCCCGCTCTGGTCGCTGCTGGACTTCCCCTGCGGATGGCGGTCGCCGCGCTGGCGCCGTTTCCCATCGCGGCCTGGCAGATCGTCCGCATCACCACCGGCGCCTGGCGCAACCCCCAGCGCTGGGAGAGCGTGGCCTTCTGGTCGGTGGCGCTGTTGATCCTGACCGGCACCGCCGAGCTTCTGGCGGCGGCCAGCCTCTAA
- a CDS encoding NAD(P)/FAD-dependent oxidoreductase, with protein MADVLIAGAGPAGASLAIMLGRAGLLVDLFDARHFPREKPCGEGVMPSGVAVLERLGLLPAIGGRRLDGVRYHGFGLCVESTFPSQAGAPATMLAQRRLRLDDVLVAAARATRGVRVFEDAAVEGAVMENGRAVGLRVGGQGVRGGLVVGADGLGSAVRRSLGLDAAARRSTRVGVRAHYRLAAGRPAPERLEIVLGDGHELYAAALPDGELLVAALSDRAALGGRARAALARWIAGSARLRELLDGAQALTDVAGRAPVAGQARAGWAPGAVLLGDAASATDPLTAGGLAHALVTAERLAIHIPRALAGGDIWLRRFDQERRRKLRAPTLLTAALLAAVRRPWLARCTLHLMRARPRLMRRLLGIAAGL; from the coding sequence ATGGCCGACGTCCTGATCGCCGGCGCCGGCCCGGCGGGCGCGTCGCTGGCGATCATGCTGGGACGAGCCGGCCTCCTGGTTGACCTATTCGACGCGCGCCATTTTCCGCGGGAAAAGCCCTGCGGCGAAGGCGTGATGCCGTCGGGCGTGGCGGTGCTGGAACGGCTGGGGTTGTTGCCGGCGATCGGCGGCCGGCGTCTGGACGGCGTTCGTTACCATGGCTTTGGTCTTTGCGTGGAGAGCACGTTTCCCAGCCAGGCGGGAGCGCCGGCGACGATGCTGGCCCAGCGCCGCCTGCGCCTGGATGACGTGCTGGTGGCGGCCGCTCGGGCCACCCGGGGCGTGCGCGTGTTCGAGGATGCGGCGGTGGAAGGCGCCGTGATGGAAAACGGACGGGCGGTCGGACTGCGGGTGGGCGGGCAGGGCGTGCGCGGTGGTCTGGTGGTGGGGGCCGACGGATTGGGCTCGGCGGTGCGGCGATCACTGGGGCTGGACGCGGCGGCGCGTCGGTCAACGCGGGTGGGAGTGCGGGCGCACTACCGGTTGGCGGCTGGACGGCCCGCACCCGAGCGGCTGGAGATCGTCCTTGGCGACGGGCACGAACTGTACGCGGCGGCCCTGCCCGACGGCGAGTTGCTGGTGGCGGCGCTGTCGGATCGGGCGGCGCTGGGCGGTCGGGCCCGCGCGGCGCTGGCGCGCTGGATCGCCGGCTCGGCGCGGCTGCGCGAACTGCTGGACGGCGCGCAGGCGCTGACCGACGTGGCGGGGCGGGCGCCGGTGGCGGGTCAAGCGCGCGCGGGCTGGGCGCCGGGCGCGGTGTTATTGGGAGACGCGGCCAGCGCCACCGATCCATTGACGGCGGGCGGGCTGGCGCACGCGCTGGTCACCGCCGAACGGTTGGCCATTCACATTCCCCGTGCGTTGGCCGGCGGCGACATCTGGCTGCGCCGGTTCGATCAAGAACGCCGTCGCAAGCTGCGTGCGCCGACGTTACTGACCGCCGCGTTGCTCGCCGCCGTGCGCCGTCCGTGGCTGGCCCGATGCACACTGCACCTGATGCGCGCGCGGCCGCGGCTGATGCGCCGGCTGCTGGGGATCGCGGCCGGTCTTTAG